CGTGACGGTCATGCATGCGGTGTCGAGCACACCTTGTTCCGCCAGCCGGCGCATGACCCCTTGGATGCCGCCGGCACGGTGCAGGTCCTCGATATGATGCCCGCCCGGCGCCGGGCTCATCTTGCACAGATGAGGCACCTGGGCGCTGAGCGGGTTCAGCTCGGCCAGGGGGAATTCGATGCCGGCCTCATGGGCGATGGCCATGACGTGCAGGACGGAGTTCGTGGAGCCTCCCAACGCCATGTCCACGGCGAAGGCGTTGCGGATGGCGCCGGCGGTCAGGATATCGCGCGGCCGGATGTCCTGCCGCAGGAGCTGGATGATGCGCATGCCGGCCTCCTTGGCCAAGCGCAGGCGTTCCGCATCGACTGCCGGGCAGGTGCCGCTACCGGGCAGGGACAGTCCCATGGCCTCTGTCAGGCAGTTCATGGTGTTGGCGGTGAACATGCCGGCGCAGGAGCCGCAACCCGGGCAGGCGGCCTCTTCCAGGGCGGCCAGCTCTTCCTCGGTCATGCGGCCGGCGGCCACCGCGCCCACCCCCTCGAACACGTTGGAGAGGTCCACGGAACGACCCTGCCAGTGGCCGGCGAGCATGGGGCCGCCGTTGATGACGATGGCGGGGATATTGATGCGCGCCGCGGCCATCAGCATGCCGGGGATGATCTTGTCGCAGTTGGGGATGAGGACAATCGCGTCGAAGGCGTGAGCCTGTACGAGGATCTCCACCGAATCGGCGATCAGCTCGCGGCTGGGCAGGGAGAAGCGCATGCCAGCGTGGTTCATGGCCAGACCGTCGCACACGCCGATGGTGTTGACCTCGAAAGGTGTGCCGCCGGCGGCGCGAATGCCGGCCTTGACCGCGTCCGCCACCTGGCGCAGATGGACGTGGCCGGGGATCACCTCGCTGTAGGAGTTGATGACCCCGATAAAGGGTTGGTTCATCTCGAAGTCCGTGACTCCCAGCGCCCGCAGGAGCGAGCGGTGCGGTGCGCGTTCCAGGCCTTTTTTCACTTCGTCGCTTCTGAGCATCCTCGTATCCGCCTTTCTTTCGATGATGGTGGGTAATAAAAGGCCTTTCTTCAGACATGCCGGCGAAGACCGGCACGCCTGAAGAAAGGCCTCAATGCCCATTGGTCGGCCGCGTTGGGACCAGTACGATACAAAAATAAAAGCCTCCCGGTTGGGAGGCTTCTTATGGCTGGTGTTTGCTCTCGGGTGTGCCTATCTCGCGCCCTCCCCAACCGGAACCAGGCTCTGGCCAATAAGGACCAGAACCAAGATGCCAAGAATAATTACCAGGTTCAGGGAGAGCACATTCACCAGATTCATCGTATGTACCCGCACACCGTCTGATTACCTCAGATTCTGATATTATTGTAACACAGCTCTCCGGATTTGTCAACTGGGATTTTTGGGGGATTTGGGCAGATCGCCACCGCGACTGAGGAGCCGGCATACAGCACATCCATTGACGTTCGCTCTCCTCCGTGCTACAATAGCGTTAGGAGAGTAAACCACTGCCCGGGGCATTCTGTCACCGCCGGCCATCCGCC
This sequence is a window from Anaerolineae bacterium. Protein-coding genes within it:
- a CDS encoding dihydroxy-acid dehydratase — translated: MLRSDEVKKGLERAPHRSLLRALGVTDFEMNQPFIGVINSYSEVIPGHVHLRQVADAVKAGIRAAGGTPFEVNTIGVCDGLAMNHAGMRFSLPSRELIADSVEILVQAHAFDAIVLIPNCDKIIPGMLMAAARINIPAIVINGGPMLAGHWQGRSVDLSNVFEGVGAVAAGRMTEEELAALEEAACPGCGSCAGMFTANTMNCLTEAMGLSLPGSGTCPAVDAERLRLAKEAGMRIIQLLRQDIRPRDILTAGAIRNAFAVDMALGGSTNSVLHVMAIAHEAGIEFPLAELNPLSAQVPHLCKMSPAPGGHHIEDLHRAGGIQGVMRRLAEQGVLDTACMTVT